From the genome of Xiphophorus couchianus chromosome 6, X_couchianus-1.0, whole genome shotgun sequence, one region includes:
- the dnajc1 gene encoding dnaJ homolog subfamily C member 1 isoform X1, with protein MRVCAGLSGPLVLSLVLVLVRGWEADLELLDLVEEVSQNFYEFLHLDKDAAAADIKKAYRRLSLTLHPDKNKDENAETQFRQLVAIYEVLKDEDRRRRYDDILENGLPDWRQPVFYYRRVRKMSNAELGFLLFLILTVGHYAVIWSIYLEKQLDELLSRKKKEKKKKLSSRPAEELRYIGQDRSDRSHERPQWQDILPLKLSIWLYLALKNLPQTVQEVKRFYEDYRQTKQEAEAEQEVAPREKRPKVKKPKVEFPVYVPPETQQNYDQTTSIEDIEDQMDNWLQDAKAPKKKESGWTEDDLSLLSRLMVKFPGGTPGRWEKIAQELGRSVPAVTTKVKQMKDNVNQTSALVKLSDLKSPPLPVRSFPVDDIITQRVGGASEEEEEEEEEEEAALVLRRRKKKSSCTDGWEGKVRGRRQKDFDPAAAVEEQEEAELQENMAVWTQNQQKLLELALQQFPRGTTERWDRIAKVVPGKTKEDCVTRCKMLAELVKKRKQLKS; from the exons ATGCGGGTGTGTGCGGGCCTGAGCGGGCCTTTGGTCctgagcctggttctggttctggttcgggGCTGGGAGGCGGACCTGGAGCTCCTGGACCTGGTAGAGGAGGTTTCGCAGAACTTCTACGAGTTCTTGCACCTGGACAAG GACGCGGCGGCAGCAGACATAAAGAAGGCGTACCGTCGCCTGTCTCTGACTCTCCATCCTGACAAGAACAAAGATGAAAATGCCGAGACGCAGTTCAGACAG CTGGTGGCCATCTATGAAGTTCTGAAGGACGAGGACAGACGGCGAAG GTACGACGACATCCTGGAGAACGGCCTCCCCGACTGGCGCCAGCCCGTCTTCTACTACCGGCGCGTGAGGAAGATGAGCAACGCCGAGCTGGGCTTCCTGctcttcctcatcctcactGTGGGACACTACGCCGTCATCTGGTCCATCTACCTGGAGAAGCAGCTG GATGAGCTGCTCAGTcggaaaaaaaaggagaagaagaagaagctgagcTCCAGACCCGCCGAGGAGCTCAGGTATATCGGTCAGGACCGCTCTGACAG GAGCCATGAGCGACCGCAATGGCAGGACATCCTCCCTCTGAAGCTCAGCATCTGGCTCTACCTGGCCCTCAAGAACCTGCCGCAAACCGTACAG GAGGTGAAGCGGTTCTACGAGGATTACCGGCAGACGAAGCAGGAAGCTGAAGCTGAACAGGAAGTTGCTCCAA GAGAGAAACGGCCAAAGGTGAAGAAACCCAAAGTGGAGTTTCCGGTTTACGTCCCTCCAGAGACGCAGCAGAACTACGACCAGACGACGTCCATCGAGGACATCGAGGACCAGATGGACAACTGGCTGCAGGACGCCAAGGCTCCCAAGAAGAAG GAGTCCGGGTGGACGGAGGACGACCTGAGCCTCCTCAGCAGGTTGATGGTGAAATTTCCTGGAGGGACTCCGGGCCGCTGGGAGAAGATTGCCCAGGAACTCGGACGATCTGTTCCCGCT GTGACGACCAAAGTCAAACAGATGAAAGACAATGTGAACCAAACCTCAG CTCTAGTCAAACTCTCAGATTTAAAgtctcctccacttcctgtgaGGTCATTTCCTGtggatgacatcatcactcAGAGAGTGGGCGGGGCcagtgaagaggaggaggaggaagaggaggaggaggaagctgcCCTGGTGCTCCgaaggaggaaaaagaagagtTCCTGTACAGACGGTTGGGAGGGGAAGGTCCGCGGCCGGCGGCAGAAGGACTTTGACCCGGCGGCGGCGGTGGAGGAACaggaggaggcggagcttcaggagAATATGGCCGTCTGGACGCAGAACCAGCAGAAGCTGCTAGAACTGGCCCTGCAGCAGTTCCCCCGCGGAACCACAGAACGCTGGGACCGGATCGCCAAGGTGGTCCCCGGAAAGACCAAG gAGGACTGTGTGACCCGGTGTAAGATGCTGGCTGAACTGGTGAAGAAGAGGAAGCAGCTGAAGAGCTGA
- the dnajc1 gene encoding dnaJ homolog subfamily C member 1 isoform X2: protein MRVCAGLSGPLVLSLVLVLVRGWEADLELLDLVEEVSQNFYEFLHLDKDAAAADIKKAYRRLSLTLHPDKNKDENAETQFRQLVAIYEVLKDEDRRRRYDDILENGLPDWRQPVFYYRRVRKMSNAELGFLLFLILTVGHYAVIWSIYLEKQLDELLSRKKKEKKKKLSSRPAEELRYIGQDRSDRSHERPQWQDILPLKLSIWLYLALKNLPQTVQVAVSDLSVFQEVKRFYEDYRQTKQEAEAEQEVAPREKRPKVKKPKVEFPVYVPPETQQNYDQTTSIEDIEDQMDNWLQDAKAPKKKESGWTEDDLSLLSRLMVKFPGGTPGRWEKIAQELGRSVPAVTTKVKQMKDNVNQTSALVKLSDLKSPPLPVRSFPVDDIITQRVGGASEEEEEEEEEEEAALVLRRRKKKSSCTDGWEGKVRGRRQKDFDPAAAVEEQEEAELQENMAVWTQNQQKLLELALQQFPRGTTERWDRIAKVVPGKTKEDCVTRCKMLAELVKKRKQLKS from the exons ATGCGGGTGTGTGCGGGCCTGAGCGGGCCTTTGGTCctgagcctggttctggttctggttcgggGCTGGGAGGCGGACCTGGAGCTCCTGGACCTGGTAGAGGAGGTTTCGCAGAACTTCTACGAGTTCTTGCACCTGGACAAG GACGCGGCGGCAGCAGACATAAAGAAGGCGTACCGTCGCCTGTCTCTGACTCTCCATCCTGACAAGAACAAAGATGAAAATGCCGAGACGCAGTTCAGACAG CTGGTGGCCATCTATGAAGTTCTGAAGGACGAGGACAGACGGCGAAG GTACGACGACATCCTGGAGAACGGCCTCCCCGACTGGCGCCAGCCCGTCTTCTACTACCGGCGCGTGAGGAAGATGAGCAACGCCGAGCTGGGCTTCCTGctcttcctcatcctcactGTGGGACACTACGCCGTCATCTGGTCCATCTACCTGGAGAAGCAGCTG GATGAGCTGCTCAGTcggaaaaaaaaggagaagaagaagaagctgagcTCCAGACCCGCCGAGGAGCTCAGGTATATCGGTCAGGACCGCTCTGACAG GAGCCATGAGCGACCGCAATGGCAGGACATCCTCCCTCTGAAGCTCAGCATCTGGCTCTACCTGGCCCTCAAGAACCTGCCGCAAACCGTACAG gttgCGGTCTCAGACCTCTCTGTGTTCCAGGAGGTGAAGCGGTTCTACGAGGATTACCGGCAGACGAAGCAGGAAGCTGAAGCTGAACAGGAAGTTGCTCCAA GAGAGAAACGGCCAAAGGTGAAGAAACCCAAAGTGGAGTTTCCGGTTTACGTCCCTCCAGAGACGCAGCAGAACTACGACCAGACGACGTCCATCGAGGACATCGAGGACCAGATGGACAACTGGCTGCAGGACGCCAAGGCTCCCAAGAAGAAG GAGTCCGGGTGGACGGAGGACGACCTGAGCCTCCTCAGCAGGTTGATGGTGAAATTTCCTGGAGGGACTCCGGGCCGCTGGGAGAAGATTGCCCAGGAACTCGGACGATCTGTTCCCGCT GTGACGACCAAAGTCAAACAGATGAAAGACAATGTGAACCAAACCTCAG CTCTAGTCAAACTCTCAGATTTAAAgtctcctccacttcctgtgaGGTCATTTCCTGtggatgacatcatcactcAGAGAGTGGGCGGGGCcagtgaagaggaggaggaggaagaggaggaggaggaagctgcCCTGGTGCTCCgaaggaggaaaaagaagagtTCCTGTACAGACGGTTGGGAGGGGAAGGTCCGCGGCCGGCGGCAGAAGGACTTTGACCCGGCGGCGGCGGTGGAGGAACaggaggaggcggagcttcaggagAATATGGCCGTCTGGACGCAGAACCAGCAGAAGCTGCTAGAACTGGCCCTGCAGCAGTTCCCCCGCGGAACCACAGAACGCTGGGACCGGATCGCCAAGGTGGTCCCCGGAAAGACCAAG gAGGACTGTGTGACCCGGTGTAAGATGCTGGCTGAACTGGTGAAGAAGAGGAAGCAGCTGAAGAGCTGA
- the c6h7orf25 gene encoding UPF0415 protein C7orf25 homolog isoform X1, translating into MTGAEPLCSFWTGTRPAWPLSGCRCDAADMSLQATLRDRISSAQALLQRAEHLCPGVEGHQKLCGKLRAELRFLRRVEAGELQVKESHLHSTNLTHLTAIVDSAQDLEDVVALLHVFSYRDVAGRRRTLVVDVVADAGLTWVKAVGRKAEALHNIWQGRGQYGDKSVVRQAEDFLLASRQLPVNYRHPRVVFAFYNGLSSPMADRLRHLGVAVRGDIVAVRVEEEEEKDEEEVEEEEEKDEEEVEEEEADPDDPEGELASGLTRVQRGTVLARLAFPLPPPPPEECGRVNLDITTLIAYVSALSHGRCHFSFREPVLTEQAAQERRWPVLPSLDAFMAGKQLFACRAAVADFRAILDTLGGPGEKERAQTLLARLHLVDDQPSERSRRLTPSAKVNRRSLAIFGTGDFLRAVTMTANSRFVRAAANQGVRYSVFIHQPRALTEGKEWRATPI; encoded by the exons ATGACTGGAGCGGAACCTCTCTGCAGCTTCTGGACCGGTACCCGCCCAGCCTGGCCTCTGTCAGGCTGCAG GTGTGATGCAGCAGACATGTCCCTTCAGGCCACGCTGCGGGACCGGATCAGCTCGGCCCAGGCGCTGCTGCAGCGGGCGGAGCATCTTTGTCCGGGGGTCGAAGGTCACCAGAAGCTGTGCGGCAAGCTGCGGGCCGAGCTGCGCTTCCTGCGGCGGGTGGAGGCCGGAGAGCTGCAGGTGAAGGAGTCTCACCTGCACAGCACCAACCTCACCCACCTTACCGCCATCGTGGACTCGGCGCAGGACTTGGAGGACGTTGTGGCATTGTTGCACGTCTTCAGCTACCGGGATGTCGCCGGACGCCGCCGCACACTTGTGGTGGACGTGGTGGCAGACGCGGGACTCACCTGGGTGAAGGCGGTGGGCCGCAAGGCGGAGGCGCTGCACAACATCTGGCAGGGGCGGGGCCAGTACGGAGACAAGAGCGTGGTGCGGCAGGCGGAGGACTTCCTGTTGGCCAGCCGCCAGCTGCCCGTCAACTACCGCCACCCCCGCGTCGTCTTCGCCTTCTACAACGGCTTGTCCAGCCCCATGGCCGACCGGCTGCGGCACCTGGGCGTGGCGGTGAGGGGCGACATCGTGGCTGTGagggtggaggaagaggaggagaaggatgaggaagaagtggaggaagaggaggagaaggatgaggaagaagtggaggaagaggaggccgACCCAGATGACCCAGAGGGGGAGCTGGCGTCTGGCTTGACCCGGGTGCAGCGTGGCACGGTGCTGGCTCGCCTGGCATTcccgctgccgccgccgccgccagaGGAGTGTGGGCGGGTCAACCTGGACATCACCACGCTCATCGCCTACGTGTCGGCGCTCAGCCACGGCCGCTGCCACTTCAGCTTCCGGGAGCCAGTTCTGACAGAGCAGGCTGCCCAGGAGCGCCGGTGGCCGGTTCTGCCCAGCCTCGACGCCTTCATGGCGGGCAAGCAGCTGTTTGCCTGCCGTGCCGCCGTGGCCGACTTCCGCGCCATCCTGGACACGCTGGGCGGGCCGGGCGAGAAGGAGCGCGCTCAGACGTTGCTGGCCCGCCTGCACCTGGTGGATGACCAGCCTTCGGAACGCAGCCGCCGCCTCACGCCCAGCGCCAAGGTCAACCGCCGTTCGCTCGCCATCTTTGGTACCGGAGATTTCCTGAGAGCCGTCACCATGACAGCCAACAGCCGCTTCGTCAGGGCAGCCGCCAATCAGGGCGTCCGCTACAGTGTGTTCATCCACCAACCCAGAGCGCTGACTGAAGGCAAGGAGTGGAGGGCCACGCCCATCTGA
- the c6h7orf25 gene encoding UPF0415 protein C7orf25 homolog isoform X2 — MSLQATLRDRISSAQALLQRAEHLCPGVEGHQKLCGKLRAELRFLRRVEAGELQVKESHLHSTNLTHLTAIVDSAQDLEDVVALLHVFSYRDVAGRRRTLVVDVVADAGLTWVKAVGRKAEALHNIWQGRGQYGDKSVVRQAEDFLLASRQLPVNYRHPRVVFAFYNGLSSPMADRLRHLGVAVRGDIVAVRVEEEEEKDEEEVEEEEEKDEEEVEEEEADPDDPEGELASGLTRVQRGTVLARLAFPLPPPPPEECGRVNLDITTLIAYVSALSHGRCHFSFREPVLTEQAAQERRWPVLPSLDAFMAGKQLFACRAAVADFRAILDTLGGPGEKERAQTLLARLHLVDDQPSERSRRLTPSAKVNRRSLAIFGTGDFLRAVTMTANSRFVRAAANQGVRYSVFIHQPRALTEGKEWRATPI, encoded by the coding sequence ATGTCCCTTCAGGCCACGCTGCGGGACCGGATCAGCTCGGCCCAGGCGCTGCTGCAGCGGGCGGAGCATCTTTGTCCGGGGGTCGAAGGTCACCAGAAGCTGTGCGGCAAGCTGCGGGCCGAGCTGCGCTTCCTGCGGCGGGTGGAGGCCGGAGAGCTGCAGGTGAAGGAGTCTCACCTGCACAGCACCAACCTCACCCACCTTACCGCCATCGTGGACTCGGCGCAGGACTTGGAGGACGTTGTGGCATTGTTGCACGTCTTCAGCTACCGGGATGTCGCCGGACGCCGCCGCACACTTGTGGTGGACGTGGTGGCAGACGCGGGACTCACCTGGGTGAAGGCGGTGGGCCGCAAGGCGGAGGCGCTGCACAACATCTGGCAGGGGCGGGGCCAGTACGGAGACAAGAGCGTGGTGCGGCAGGCGGAGGACTTCCTGTTGGCCAGCCGCCAGCTGCCCGTCAACTACCGCCACCCCCGCGTCGTCTTCGCCTTCTACAACGGCTTGTCCAGCCCCATGGCCGACCGGCTGCGGCACCTGGGCGTGGCGGTGAGGGGCGACATCGTGGCTGTGagggtggaggaagaggaggagaaggatgaggaagaagtggaggaagaggaggagaaggatgaggaagaagtggaggaagaggaggccgACCCAGATGACCCAGAGGGGGAGCTGGCGTCTGGCTTGACCCGGGTGCAGCGTGGCACGGTGCTGGCTCGCCTGGCATTcccgctgccgccgccgccgccagaGGAGTGTGGGCGGGTCAACCTGGACATCACCACGCTCATCGCCTACGTGTCGGCGCTCAGCCACGGCCGCTGCCACTTCAGCTTCCGGGAGCCAGTTCTGACAGAGCAGGCTGCCCAGGAGCGCCGGTGGCCGGTTCTGCCCAGCCTCGACGCCTTCATGGCGGGCAAGCAGCTGTTTGCCTGCCGTGCCGCCGTGGCCGACTTCCGCGCCATCCTGGACACGCTGGGCGGGCCGGGCGAGAAGGAGCGCGCTCAGACGTTGCTGGCCCGCCTGCACCTGGTGGATGACCAGCCTTCGGAACGCAGCCGCCGCCTCACGCCCAGCGCCAAGGTCAACCGCCGTTCGCTCGCCATCTTTGGTACCGGAGATTTCCTGAGAGCCGTCACCATGACAGCCAACAGCCGCTTCGTCAGGGCAGCCGCCAATCAGGGCGTCCGCTACAGTGTGTTCATCCACCAACCCAGAGCGCTGACTGAAGGCAAGGAGTGGAGGGCCACGCCCATCTGA
- the LOC114146850 gene encoding zinc finger BED domain-containing protein 1-like, translating to MLTDSIVCLIGNEMLPFNIVEKPAFSKLLQTFDRRYKIPGKTYISQTAMPQLSSSIKEDILKEIKDISFYFATSDMWSDMTPYLSLTIHYIAADWTLHSKCLETRYFPDNHTADTLGKNLKSALADWGLDEHKLVCITTGSGANMVAAIGNPGSAAEASTSTLLFGGLDSDKERTARPIGLGRRLVKTFNLSFLTKRDLKKAQNEANVLQQNLILDVVSRWGPKQKMVLEQLPAIRRVLAQDRKHGHLNPTWQDVLVLDSINAAMKPLADLQMSSQGKHTSVKPVLDLIKGDHLSPGHDGSTLTASITQNISKTLTEKYSSPAIQALLRKATILDLRYCGSMEEAVALDDIKHQLVQELLDLKGSEVSEEGEGCSKAAGGNKDDSTAAPPPRRRG from the exons ATGCTCACAGACAGCATAGTTTGTTTAATTGGTAACGAGATGCTCCcatttaatattgttgaaaagccggcattttcaaaactgttgcaaacatttgacaGACGATACAAAATCCCCGGGAAAACATACATATCACAAACGGCGATGCCACAACTGTCCAGCAGTATTAAAGAGGACATACTGAAGGAGATAAaagacatttcattttactttgctACGTCGGATATGTGGTCAGATATGACCCCTTATCTGAGCTTGACCATTCACTATATAGCTGCTGACTGGACCCTGCACTCTAAATGTTTAGAGACCAGATATTTCCCAGATAACCATACTGCTGACACCCTGGGAAAAAACCTGAAATCTGCTTTAGCAGACTGGGGACTGGATGAGCACAAACTGGTCTGCATCACAACAGGCAGCGGCGCTAACATGGTCGCTGCAATAGGAAATCCTGGCTCAGCTGCTGAGGCCTCAACCTCCACCTTGCTGTTTGGTGGTCTGGACAGTGACAAAGAACGGACAGCACGTCCCATTGGACTCGGTAGACGTTTGGTCAAGACTTTCAACCTGAGCTTCCTTACAAAGAGAGACCTGAAGAAGGCACAGAATGAAGCTAATGTCCTCCAGCAAAATCTCATTCTG GATGTTGTCAGCCgatggggccctaagcagaaGATGGTGTTGGAGCAACTCCCAGCTATTAGACGAGTCCTGGCTCAAGACAGAAAGCACGGCCATCTCAACCCAACCTGGCAGGATGTTTTGGTGTTGGACTCCATCAACGCAGCAATGAAACCACTGGCTGACTTACAGATGTCCTCTCAGGGGAAACATACGTCTGTTAAGCCTGTGCTGGACCTGATTAAAGGTGACCATCTCTCTCCTGGCCATGATGGCAGCACCCTGACTGCCAGTATTACACAAAACATATCCAAGACACTGACTGAAAAATACAGCTCACCTGCCATCCAAGCCCTCCTGAGAAAGGCCACCATCTTGGATCTGAGGTACTGTGGCAGCATGGAGGAGGCAGTGGCATTGGATGACATCAAGCATCAGCTGGTTCAAGAGCTACTGGACTTAAAAGGGTCAGAAGTAAGTGAAGAAGGTGAGGGCTGCAGCAAAGCTGCTGGAGGAAACAAAGATGACTCTACCGCTGCCCCCCCACCAAGAAGAAGAGGCTAA